DNA from Elaeis guineensis isolate ETL-2024a chromosome 2, EG11, whole genome shotgun sequence:
caaggaagttgggtgtcgcagggaatttaaaacaaggtggtttgattcaaattgagccaacctagtttaaaataggtcaagcacaattagaccagattaaatccaatataattaggcttaattaaacttaataaaatcctaatcaaatcagaaattaactaaacctaacccctgatcaaatcagggactaaaccaccttagcgattaggtcaacatttaatctaatcgggtcaatccaaactgaatccaattcaattggacttgatccaaaaataattactcaatcaaattgagttaattagtgattaaatcactaattaaacctctcataaatattgagtccaaatccgatgggcaatcaggcatcagagaccatcgatatgaaaccctggtcaaagagttcaaatttcaaattcaaaatttgaaattcaaaattttgaccccggtacccaaaatgtgtggaactcatgattagagaatcctaattctcaatcatagagtctcagatagataagactcataatcagccatcagatcagaaagaaatctctaatgtgtgtaaccccgcaggttcgaacctaaaccggtagcacaggaaccaattcctgtactgatcgaagtgaccatctagcaatggtacccgacgatcggataggtcgaataatcgcaatcgcaacattcaaaacctacgtaaatatggttaccgtataattcatcccttttgacccctgtgtttaggatgactcagggttaaactatcaaccctgatgatatcatccgaatcgtgctcaactcaattagtcctgtgactcctcactaggactaccctggtcaaggttttgctaaattgaaacacgactgtacacagctcctaaactgaagtggtcaatcccatcttgacacacgcaccgacaagtcaagtacttgactacacccagcaaccttccgtcactgaattagaaattcaagtagtccagtgcctaagtgcagtgagttacttgcaagtcaccgtggcggtctcaggtcggagggacatttatacccatatcccatcggagcaaatcttgacaacagaaatagctccggagttggtcacgttcagtgcagatgtaccattacatctcacctgtatgccataccagtgtctccacactctttgattatgaggacaaccaacccatatggcacacaacgacctatgctcgataaacgttgtcgtcattggtaacaacgtatcatttggtcgcgaacatgtttaaggactaagcgacaaatcctcctttgtcgagtctaaatagtcctaaggacttcaccacaacacaggagttcattagaagatgaaacatttatgatgaaaaaataccaaaataatttttatttatttataattcatgtactaatacaaaaaagagcacaaccgtcaacaggctgacgattgactttaggacactattcccaacaatctcccacttggcctaaagcctatcggtgcagtatctaatacccatgttcgacttgtagtcgttgaactccttcaccgcaatggctttagtgaatgggtcggccaggttctccttccagtcgatcttctgaatgtcgacgtcacctcgatccacgatctcccggatgagatggtagcggcgtagaatatgcttcatctgctggtgtgcctttggttctttcgcctgagcaatggctccagagttgtcgcagtagagcagaactggaccaacaagggacggtgctactccgagctcggtgatgaattttctcagccacaccgcttctttggcagcatctgatgcagtaatatactccgcctcgcatactgaatcagccatagtatgctgcttgaaactcttccagcagacagccccaccattaagggtaaaaataaatcctgacacactcttgctatcatcacgatcagactggaaactagagtctgtaaaccctataagtctcaagtccgattcaccatatataagccactggtccttagtatttcttaaatacttcaggatggttttaacaaccttccagtgattctctcctggatcagattggtatctactcactacccctagtgagtatgccacatctggtcgtgtacatatcatggcgtacatgatagatcccactaccgaagcatatggaatcctatccatatgctctctctcttgaggtgttgtcggacaatccctcttcgagagagaaattccatggcctatcggtagatagcctttcttggaattttccatgctgaaccttttcagcatagtatcaatgtacatagactgggataagccaagcaactttttggatctatccctatagatcctcatccctaggatgtaggaagcttctcccaaatccttcatggagaactgtgacgatagccaaatctttattccctgtaatgcagggacatcattctcgattaagagaatgtcattcacatacaatacaagaaatactactactggaccattagcccacttataaatgcagggttcttctccgttcttaacgaagccatacattttgatcgtcctatcaaaacgtatgttccaactccgagatgcctgcttaagtccataaatggacctctgtagcttgcacaccttagactcatctgtggatgtgaacccttcaggttgtatcatatacacctcttcgtccagctctccgtttaggaaagctgtcttcacatccatctgccagatttcatagtccagatgggcagctatcgcaagcataatccgaatggatttgagcattgccacaggagaaaacatctcgtcatagtctataccatagcgttgacgatatcccttggcaaccagacgagctttataggtctccacctttccgtctgtgcccctcttccttttgaagacccacttacaccctatgggttttactccttcgggtgggtcaaccaatgtccacacatcgttgaccttcatggactccatttcggatttcatggcctctagccatttctcagagtcaggtctctgcattgcatccatgtaggtgatcggatcctcatcattttcatcaagttcgacaggatcaccattccggaccaagaaaccatagtatctgtccgattgatgtggtactctaccagaccgccttaagggtacataatcaatgggctccggatctgatctaatcaaatctggttcaggttcagtaatatgtgtcggtttttccacctgtcgaacttcgtcaagttcgactttagaggcaacagttccttcactaaggaactccttttctaaaaagattgccttaagggtgacaaacaccttttgctcatcagcaaggtagaaataatatcctttggtctcttttgggtaccctataaaattacacttgtcagacctaggtccaagcttgtctgtaattaaacgtttaacataagccggacacccccaaaccctaaggtgcgagagtactggcttacgtcctatccatatctcatatggcgttttggctacagacttactcggaactctatttagaaggtaacaagccgattcgagcgcatatccccagagggagatcgacagaccagcaaaccccatcatggatcgaaccatatctaacagggtccgattcctcctttcagacacaccattatgctgtggtgttccaggaggagtccactgagagagaatcacattctcccctagatacgtcagaaactcattggaaaggtattcacctcctcgatcagatcaaagagttttaatacactttccagtttgtttttctacctcatttcggaatagtttgaacatttcaaatgattccgacttatgcttcattaaatagacatacccatacctagataggtcgtctgtgaaggttatgaagtagaaaaatccacctcttgcacttgagctcatgggtccacatacatcagaatgtaccagacctaagagttcactggctcgctcactttttccagtaaaaggtgacttggtcatcttcccaagaagacaggactcacaggttggaagtgattcacaattactaacttcaagaatttcttcttgagccaacctgtttatcctgttcttattgatatgacctagcctaccgtgccaaaggtagacttctgatacattatctattctagagcatttaccgaatttttgaaccacattaacaggctgtgatagtaagtaaattctattatttaattgtccaacaaatattgtaacaccattcaaaatgatattgcaaatatttttttttattaaaaaattataaccgtacatggccaaaaggcctacagaaataatatttaataaaaaacttggacaatagtgacattcactcagaattacattacgagaattgattacaagactcatgattcctaaagctagaactggaactttgcttccatctccaacattcaggaacctctcgccttcatcaaatctcctactgacctgcagaccctacatcgaattacaaatatgataagggcttccggtatccaatacccaggcagtagtgtcacaaatcgaaaagttgcaaggagttatcatataattaccttccttcttctttggcctgttcgggtccaaggaggcaatgtattgaggacagttcctcttccaatgcccttgcttcttgcaaaagaagcactccgcctggctctggtcgtgcttgcgcttcttggtctgaccccgtgctactgtcccagcatgagattgcaccttcttatttttcttcttcttgttcttctttcccttcccaaagggttgacgatgagaagaagaccctcccactacattcaccgactccttatggagttggtgatccttctcaaagttctgcagcaaccccaacaatccgtggtagtttactgcaggctttgtcattcgaaaatgagtaaggaatgggaggaaggacttgggcaaggaattaaggatcgcatccttaccgagctgctcgtgcagaggaaagcccaatttgcttaggcgctcaatcatctcgatcatgtacagtacatgatcagtgactgaggccccatccctcatccgagcattgaaaatggcacaactagttttgtgcctttcaacatcgtcaggcatgccaaaggagtcgttcaacatttgaagcatctcctgtggctgggcgttctcaaaccttcggctgaactcgtcattcattgctgccagcataatacatcgaacggtggtgcggtcattgagccacttcaagtaagtgtctcggatcgccttactaacgttcggagctggctcctcaggtgctggatccgttactacataaaggattcgctcatgctcaaggacgattttcaattttcgataccaactatcgaaattgggtcccatgagcttgtcattatctaataatgaccggagcgacagggtagtggccatagctgcttaaagaaaaacgagacctctattagtacataaattaatattaaagacttggattttagtctaaagtttttttcaatatttttacgaactggtagcctcatcctccaattcgaaaaattactttaattccttaatgggtactagaatccacacagactacacacgagcccaactttggttggtcaacccatgtgtatctatgggtaggttcttaaccagttgtttctctaaacaacttctagtaattgattttgccccagaacctaatcagtaggctttggcctccactgaaaagatctggttaggtccaaccattaacatgacttaattttagtgaatcggatcaataaatgatcaggcccgactttggccggccaacctaaccaccatcagaaagactcaatcaaattatcatattatgaataataattccattagccaatgagcaccaagcctttgggcctccaatgatcattgaactaatggactcattatcattcacttaatgggaggctatgacttagttatcattataacttaatcattttagggatctaataattttgagaattttattaaagaatagtagagaagaaatcatccagccaatttcaatcctcccactgacttcaccaagtcagattaaaaaagatttaattaaagctggcattaggagcacctaaatcagtcacactgatttacctaatgacatgggtgagctctaatcaccaagtgatctaatcaaaatctaacttaccagattggccaggtaagtgagatcagtggtggagatttgtcattaactcgtcaatgatcgaatcaatgcgagtagctcccgcttaagaaccattggtcaaaactgccgaacttaccttagacaccaaccggttcattagttttaattttgatcaacttagtaaatagggctccaccgcgtagccatgaattaagtccatcttggtctagttaaagacatggacccattcaactacaactattgagttgagtctagagtatccttgacctaatctaattcaacttttgattagatttgaccaattactctatttagtccattttttaaactaaccttaggtctaacccaattatggacctaattcatctaacccattgacccacaagtttatgcaattgtcttaggtcttaattcacaattctagacctactagacaacacttaattcttttaattaagtacttgggctgatgggtcagggtttggcatttcgaaaataatttttcaatttgaaagattttattttctgttcaccaaatgtgttaactcatttcacaaacgggtcagcacatttcataaacagcaattctattgctcatttcataacagaaaataactcaaaataaatcataaattttcttttagatctaatctaacacatacatgataaatttcttaattaagtcatttcgctgcttcatcggcatgggatataattgcatcggcacccctaccgccataggagaccccatcgaatgggaagagagggcctttaaaccctacttttctcctatgaccggacggccatggcaaccaacccaattagattacttgctacttggatcaagtatatctaaatataccaatttcaaaatttaaattttgaatttcaaattttaaatttcaaattttaaatttcaaatttgagatttcaaccaaatttcaaatttcgaatttctaatctttgaattttaaattttgaattttgaatttcaaattttaaatttcaaatttcaaatttcaaatttgagatttcaaccaaatttcaaattttgaattttgaatttcaaatttcaaatttcaaatttcaaatttgagatttcaaccaaatttcaaatttcaaattttgaatttcaaatttgaaacttctaacaaatttcaaatttcaaatctttttgaattttgaattttgaattttgaattttgaatttcaaatttaaacttatagattacaccttaatctacgcatgcatatgtatatcatattctagaaccatgctctgataccatttgaagcgaaaatttagtgcatgggcaaaatgataattttaaaatatttttaaaattactattttacagcggaattattaattaatctcattaattaatactaattaaccctacactaggatctaaatatgatacaacagcatgcatttaaatttgaaattcaaatttgaattagtaaacgttttacagtactgtgttcagaacacatcaccttttgcgggtagttgatcaccgcaatctgatcaccgtcgggaggctctgatcgtcatgtcgcagccacacaaatgtctggcctctatggatcgtccacacgaagctcccgtctgatcagctcctcacgaatgctagttcgtgatttcacccttttgatggcagatgttgatcgaactccttcgatcgatgtgtgccaacttctcggatgctccggatcgtctgcacagttgcttgagaggctgatggatctcttcctaaaatttggtggactcacgacactcgtggcacaccaatctcacttcccgaaccctaggtagaaatccgagggtacacaccaaaaaccttgcgcccaattttctctcttttctttctttttctctcggaaggttttggaccttcaccttgcgcagaagccttcctcacgccccaaagtttctctcctaagatttctacgcacgtcccacctttctcctctttttaaaacaacgtcgaacgtgtcttatccgcgtgagaggataaagacaagaggttacacatttgaattcaaatcaaatttgaattcaaacgaaaatcaacttatccctatccttttgggcgtgagaagagaaggggcgtggctctttgtgcgtggaaaatatttcacgagaaaccttttctcgtgtaagtaatgtgacgcacaaaatggataaggatgaaagggcaagtgataagttatccattcaaattcaaacatgctttgaatttgaatggctaactaattattttatccatccatatggcgcacaaatgagggcgtggggaagggttttgcatgagaaaaatttcacgagaagtttcttctcgtgaattcaaatgggtgcaaggaagttgggtgtcgtaggaaatttaaaacaaggtggtttgattcaaattgagccaacctagtttaaaataggtcaagcacaattagaccagattaaatccaacataattaggcttaattagactcaataaaatcctaatcaaatcaaaaattaactaaacctaacccctgatcaaatcagggactaaaccaccttagcgattaggtcaacatttaacctaatcgggtcaatccaaactgaatccaattcaattggacttgatccaaaaataattactcaatcaaattgagttaattagtgattaaatcactaattaaacttctcataaatattgagtccaaatccgatgggcaatcaggcatcagagaccatcgatatgaaaccctgatcaaagagttcaaatttcaaattcaaaatttgaaattcaaaattttgaccccggtacccaaaatgtgtggaactcatgattagagaatcctaattctcaatcatagagtcccagatagataagactcataatcagccatcagatcagaaaggaacctctaatgtgtgtgatcccgcaggttcgaacctaaaccggtagcacaggaaccaatttctgtactaatcaaagtgaccatctagcaatggtacccgacgaccggataggtcgaataatcgcaatcgcaacattcagaacctacgtgaatatggttaccatataattcatcccttttgacccctgtgtttaggacgactcagggttaaactgtcaaccctgatgatatcatccgaatcgtgctcaactcaattagtcctgtgactcctcactaggactaccctggccaagattttgctaaattgaaacacgactgtacacagctcctaaactggagtggtcaatttcatcttgacacacgcaccgacaagtcaagtacttgactacacccagcaaccttccatcactgaattagaaattcaggtagtcagtgcctaagtgcagtgagttgcttgcaagtcaccgtggcagtctcaggtcggagggacatttatacccatatcccatcggagcaaatcttgacagcagaaatagctccggagttggtcacgttcagtgcagatgtaccattacatctcacctgtatgccataccagtgtctccacactctttagttatgaggacaaccaacccatatggcacacaacgacctatgctcgataaacgttgtcgtccttggtaacaacgtatcatttagtcacgaacatgtttaaggactaagcgacaaatcctcctttgtcgagtctaaatagtcctaaggacttcaccacaacacaggagttcattagaagatgaaacatttgtgatgaaaaaatatcaaaataatttttatttatttataattcatgtactaatacaaaaaggagcacaaccgtcaacaggctgacgattgactttgggacactattcccaacaatagcaTCTTATGATGAGAGTCATTTTGGTATTCTCTCGATTTTAGAAGATGAAAAAACTACTATTCCTCCTCCCTCTGAAACTAATATTGAAAGTCAAGGCTCTGCCTCTTCTTTCCGTAAGAGGACTAATGCCGTATGGAATGACTTTGAAAGAGTTATgatagataaaattttaaaaataaaatataaaaaatatatcaaattatataatttttgctAGTAGTGGAGGAACTGACCATTTAAAGAGACATCAAGAGAGCCATGTTATGAGTGATGCTCGTCTTCAAAGCATCCTTAATATACAAGGGATAGTCTTGTAGGTAGTTTTGCATATAatcatgaaaattaaaaaaatattgatcaaaTGGATAGTTAAGAATGAATTACTTTTTAGCTTATGTgagtcttttaattttgaagagtatGTTCAGTTAACCCTACAACCCACTTACAGAAGAACTAGTAGACATACATTTAGAAGAGTAGCTATGACTAATTTTTTAGCAATGAAacaaaatttgatccaatctctCTCTGTcctaaattcaaaaatattattaacttCTGATATTTGGACAGTATTTGTTGgtagttattattttattactattatTGATCATTATATTAAAATGATTGGGTATTAAATAAACATATTCTTGCTATTCGTGTTTTTGATTTTTTACATTCTAGATAACAAATTTCTAATGCTATTTATCAAACTGCATGTATATATggtattagtaataaaattatatctattatttttgataatgTATCTAATAATAACTTTGCTATTAGATTATTGAAAGATTATTTACATCTCATTCTAAATAGGAATTTATGGCATATCAAATGTGCATGTCATATTTTAAATCTCTCTATTTAATCTGGTATGGGTATGGTTCAAGatgttattataaaaattaaaaatataattttttttattcaagcttTAAGAGCAAGACTTTATAAATTTAAGTAAATATGTATAGACCATGGTAaacgttttaaaaaatttaaacttgatgtaGTTACTTGTTGGAACTTGACATATACAATGATACATGAtgcatatccatataaaaatttattaagtatATATATTAATGATTGTGGATTAGGTTTTACATTAACTGAAACTGATTGGAtcaaagataaaattttgaaagaatttttagTTAGTTTTTATAATACTACTAAAATCTTTTTTGATGCTTATTATCCAACCTCTTGTTTATTTTTACAACAAGTATATCTTATTAACCAAAAATTTGTATAACAtagatatgatgatattttagagtctattatttatgaaataaaatctaaatggaATGAGTATTGGGATATAATATGTCTTATGCATAACTTAGCTGTTGTATTTAATtcatgtattaaattaaataatattttgattttacttgatgtatattataaaaatatgaatcTAGATCCTAAACCTACTAAAATTGAAGTAAACcaatttttcatgatatttatgctTTATATGATGATAAGATTCATCGATCTAGTGCTCCTCGTTCACAAACCTCCATCTTTTCTTCTATTACTTCTCGTTCATTATCTATTTTCTCATTCATTGTACATAAGAGACATACACATGCTTCTTTAAATTAAGCAATGGCACGTGCCTTCTTTCATCTACCATTCATTGACAAATTCTATCATATGATACTCCTTCAACTGTGTTAAATTTCTTTTACACTGTTGTTGGTTGATGCATAGATGGTGACGGTGGGATGAAAGCTGGGACATGCTTTAACCGGGCTGAGTCTTCAACTCTCAGTGATACAAGCAAATCTCTAGTTCTAGTGAACTATTTTCGAACAATACCAGATAAGTCAAGAACATGCGTAGATAATTCAGCAGACCTTATTAACATGCTCCACACATGTTATGGTGCTACTGGTAATCGATGGGCTAATTTTGTGGCTGTCAACTACTACAAGGTATGCACAAACACATTTCTCTCTGCTTTCAGTTGTTTCTAGGTCTGTCATACTTCTAACTTAGCTAGGTAACAAGTGTTATAGAttgccccttctttttttttcttttgatgggaACAAGTGTTATAGATTGCTGTAAGGGAACTCATATACATAACATACCGACCAGAAAACTGCAATAGAAAATAGTTGTTCGATCAGATAGGATCTTTTGACTGTTTCCATACCAGGGCAGAATATGGCATACACTGAAGCTGTGTGATCATACATGTCATCTGGTCTTGCTTGGGTCATTTGAGACATGTCTAGCAAACAAGGCTCCTTTAGTTGGAGTATTAGATAAAGTCTGTAT
Protein-coding regions in this window:
- the LOC140855655 gene encoding PI-PLC X domain-containing protein At5g67130-like → MKAGTCFNRAESSTLSDTSKSLVLVNYFRTIPDKSRTCVDNSADLINMLHTCYGATGNRWANFVAVNYYKRSEGGGAFQATDMLNGRLLCGCDDVHSCTPGSTSGACTPP